DNA sequence from the Lynx canadensis isolate LIC74 chromosome B2, mLynCan4.pri.v2, whole genome shotgun sequence genome:
GGTTCTGTGCCAGTCAGGTGGCTGCATTCTATTCTGGGCTCTATCTACCCTTTAAGAGGGACATTACTAAGGTGAAGTATATGCCTGGGTAAAAGGCACAGGAGGACAGACAGGAGGGCTCTGGGAACATGTTCCCTGGAGAATGGGCACAGGAACTGAGgatgtttaaaaataacaatctgGGGTAAATATGATGGctctttttaagtatttgaaaGGCTGAGATTAAGAAGGGGAGTTGGCCTTTGTTAGGGGATTCTAGTGGACAGAATTGCTACCACTGGGTGAAGTGACAGGGACGTGAAGTGGTTAAGCTTTCTGATAGTCAAAACTGCCCAACAACAGACCAGGCTGCCTTAAAATAGGCTGCATAGGGGCTCTGCATTTACACTGCAATCATCTTTAGAAGGCCACCAGAAAAATCAGCGCAAAGGAGAAAGATCATTATGATGCGAATCATTCTTTGGCTGTATGGATAGATCTGGTTGTTTCTCCCTGTCACAAGAAGTCTGAGTCCCACCTGGAAGACTGTCTCTGTATGTGTAGAATGGAACCCAAGCTTGCTGAGGGAGTTAGGTTGAGTGGACTGTGAAATTCtggaatttcaaaatgaaattattatcaaACATTAGGCAACCATCTTAATCCTGTAGTTTTAAAGGCAAATGCAAACATCTCTGACACAGTGGCGGCAGTACTGTCTTTGAAGCCGGACAGATCCAAGTTAGAATCTGGATCTGCCATCTATTATCTGCACAGATAAtctttggcaagttatttaatctacCTAAACCCAGTTATCTATATGATAAGGGACTTTTGGAGATTAAGTGAGGTAACCCTTGTAACAGGCTTAGCATGGCTACTAGTGCTTAAATAATGCTAGCTATTGCCGCTAGTATGTTATTAAGACATCAAATTATGACACCTGCTTCCAGTAggcactgtaataaaagttataattTTTGATGGGGTATCCTGGAGAGATCTGAGGACTGGTCAGAGGTGGATACCAGGGTCTTAAGTGGGGGCAGTCCTGAGCATCCACAGGTAGGAGCTGGTTCGGTTTGTAACCCAGGGAGCCAAGAAATGTGCAAGAGACTGTTAAAATGAGGCATTGCAATGAGGCATTGAATGAGATTGAATGAGACATTGCAAAGAAAGCCCTTAGCCAGGTATCTGACAGGTTCCAAGCAATCAGTACCTCGCTGCTAAATGGACAAGAGGTCACTAGAAACAGCTATGAACCTTTGAGAAGCAGCCAGAGAGTGGGCTCTGGCCCACGTGTTTCTTGGGGAGCGCTGTCACTATTGATGATCTCGTTTTCACAGCTGAgcacctgaggctcagagggattaGGTGCCTGGCCCCACCAGGAGCTGGAGGCTGGAGAAGCGGACTGCCTGGTCTCTGAGATTCTTTTCAGGGCTAAATTTCATTGCTCTGAGATCTCTTGGGctatttctgtgttctctcagGGCCAAGTAACTGGAAAACAGAGAAGCAGACATTTGGCACCAGGTAGACCAGATTTTccaatgtttgaattttttagtttCCATCCGGATGACTTGTGTTAGGAAGATGTAAGTTGCATTTGTCCAGTGTAAATGAAGCAGAGAGTTTTGCGATGATACGCTCATGCTCTTAGGCAACCTAATGCGTCAGACCAAAGGGAAAAATCACCTCCTTCTGAATCCTGTGTTTGGCTGTGAGGAAGACCATGGTCACTGAGTACAGGCCAGGATTCCATCTCTTGCTTTGGCTGTAGAAACAGACTTGGGTCAGTAATGAGCCATTTGTCAATGCTCATCGAGATCCTGAAAACCAAGCCCCATCTCTTGTCTGCTTGACAGAGCTCATAACACATCTGCCCTGGTGACCTGGGCCAAGACTTCTGAAATCCAGCCTAAAACATATAAGAAGAACTTGAATCATGGTATAAAGTCCCTACAGGGCAGTTTTCTAGTGAGATGTTCAATTCTAACAAAGATGCTCGTTGGCCTCTCCTTGAGCTCCAGATCCTAttagagaaaagagaggggagaggggagagagagaccaaacgacaaggcaaacaaaaaaaaaactgaataagatccataaacaaaaagaattatgtaGCAAACATCATCATGTTGAAATCTAAACCtgcagaaagtttattttgaaaatgaacttctccatgaatttgctttaaaaaaaaaaatagcccttgCTGGTTCTAAATCCCTCTCCTGAATtccagatggctttacaggtCTATTGCTaggtcatctttttctttccttcacgcTCTAATCCAACTTTGCAAGGAAAGTTGGAATCGTGGTTTTGGTCCCCAAATCAGGTTTTGGtacacccctccccaccatggGGGCTTGTCCTCACATGTATTCTCCCATTCATGGCTTGGGTCATCCTGTCTGAAAGGCCCATGATACTGTGGCTTCTGGCCCTTCCATGTAATGAGTCAAGCAGATCGCTCATTTGctctgttttttaataaaacatgaataGTACGTTTTATGGCTTCCACTATTCAAACAGCAGTTGAGCCGAAGAGGAATTATTCCTTTTAATGGTTTGAACACTCATTTCCAAGCAGCCATGCTGCTTTGTCAAGCTTTTGCCTGAATGAGAGAATGACTGGCTTCGGAAAAAGAAGAGGGCTCGGCAGGAGTTGACTAGGGTCTTCTCAGGATGGTGGGCAGTTGGGACATGCATAGAACTGTTGCTTGGTTCCTTGTCACTGCAGACAACCCCTCTGTTATCCTGGGACAGTCTCCTAGGAAGCAGGATggagcaggggggagaggggggtctGTGAGGTGCAGCATGCATTTGCCCAGAGAGAAACATACTCCATTCTATCTCAAAGACACTCAGGCTCATAGGAAAGCTGTGGATGCAAATTTCCCATTCCCTGCTAACATTGTCATAGAAACATCCTCccattaagttaaaatgaactTAAACATATGGGATGTTCCTGGGACATCAGCAACCATGAGGGAGGCGGGCTAGGGACTGAAAACATGCACTGTGCGGCAAGCTTAGTGATCTGCCTGGCACACAAGCATTGCTTGTTACTACTGTTagctccatttcacagaggaaaaaactgaagctgagattttcataaattttagtgCTAGTAAATAATAGAGCCCAGACTCAAACCCATATCTTCTTATTCCAAATCCGATGTGATTTCCGTAGCATCCTTTGCCACACTGAATTAGGGTCCTGATGGAGGCAGTGCCTAACCCCCAAAAACAGTTGATGCTGTGACCATGGGACCACAGGGTCAGACTGGAAGCACGTTTCCGGGTGGGGTCAGTTTGAGGCCCTCAACTCATGCTGTGAGGTGACTACAGGTAGGGCAGACCCCCAACCCTTGTCTGTCTGTCCTCCTTTGCATGTCTCTTGGATGagctcatgattttttttttgagctaatCTGGACTGCAAGATCAGTGCCACATTTAACAGGCCAAGACCTAGAGAATCTGCCTCGTAGGGCAGGCTACAATTTTGCTTAAGGAGCTATAACTTCTGAGCTTTTAACCTGGGTGCTATATATATGGAAAGTCAGGCACGCatgaagattttgttttgtttttcaaattgttgATGCCATTCAAGGGATTGCTAATATCTTTTTATTGTTCCGTTGCTGCAAATGTCTTTGCCCAGATAAGAAAGATTTCAGCAAAAGGGTTTCTTAATTAAATATTGCCTCATGCCAGATTACCGCTCAGAAAGCAGCAGTGGGTTGCATTAAAGGATGAACTTCACTCCCACAGTCGACAGCTGATTAATGTGTTAATTAGGAaccctgaccccctccccagTCACCCGAATCTTCTCTTAAGCCCAGCAGAATGTATATATTATGCCCATGTGGGTAACCTCATGGCATACTTTGGCTTTGACTTTGGacgtttatataaaaataaaggctcAGTTGCCAACATgaatagctttctttctttccaggggAAATACAAGATGGAAAGAGTTATAGGAACCAGAAGTCCTGCCTTTCAGTCTTCTTATATCAAGAGCAAGTGATATTTCTGCTGAGGCAGTGTCTTTTGAGTAGTTTAGCGGTGTAGGTTGCCACACAGTTATTTCACAGGAAAGGAGTGAATCCATCAGGCCACTGAGCTTATAAGTACTACCCTGGCAGTCAGCCACCAAAATATAAATACTCTAAATGGACTAAAGGAAATGTTCATTCTGTTGTTTAGAATTGGACACATCCCAGGAAGGTAAATTTAATCTTTTTGAGGACTGCTGTTATAGGCTTGAATGGAATACGCGTTTGTTTATCTCCTTTGTGATCTTTTTGTCTTCCTGGTGATACATTATGTATTTGTGATACGAAGCATTTCAGCTGTCTTGCTCAATGGCATTGCATTAGCTGATTGTTCAGTCCCCAGATTGCCATCGTTAAACAGCTTCAGCTTCAGCTCTGTCCAATCTGGGACCTGTTAGGAAGAGAAGTGGAACCAAAGAGGCCAGATTCCAACAGAAACAAAGCCGGGGTGGAATTAGGGGGAAATCATTCCAGAGCCCAGTGAGTTGAGCTCTGTACTTCttaatctttatcttttaaaatatctgaaggaATTTTGGTACTTCTTGGCATAATAAGGAAAAACTaatgcctcaaaaagttaaaaaaaaaaatgaaagctgcctgtggaaaaagaaaggaagactatCCCATACCACATGATTCAGAAAACCATAGTTTATGGGACACATGCCGTGTATTTCATGGATATGCAAATGTTATCTTATTAAAGAGAGACATCTATGGTATATATTTTCACCTAACTATCACATCTTAAGTAATCAGCCAGGCTCCTATGATGAAATCTTTAATTACCAGAAGTGAGTCATTAGGTAGATGTAGAGTGAATGATGGTACTGCGTTTTATTGCCTCACATGATATAGCCATTTGTACCATAAATTCATTGACCTCATCTTAAATGATGTGTCCTATAAGACAGACTTGATTCATTATTTCTTAAGTGACAagtttttttctctaataattttttgCTTCATCAGAAAgattgcttttctgtatttttaagtcAGTGTTCTGAATTGAAATATAATGAGGCAAGGatatacaaacacacattcacactcacGTTACCCCAAATGAGACCATCATATACTGTCACTTACATTACCTAAACACTTTACAGCATTGCAGAAAATGAAGTAAACATTAGGCCTTAGCTTTAACTGGAAAGTTTCATGCAATAGAATTTTGCTTTCAACTTTGATGTctgaaattctttttatgtgGAAATAGATAAAATGTGGTGAAGAATTCTGATTTGATAATTGGGATAGATCTATGATCATTCCTTATTCATCAATGAATTATTAAAAGTGAAAGAAGTGAAGGAAGGGAGAACATTTAAGttatatttagattatttttttgactccacttgaaaatatttattaagcttgaggaaacagaggaatccTCTGGAGGCAAATAATTCATTCTGGCAATTTAAAAACCAATTAAGGATTTCAGAAAACTCTTTCCCCTTATGGTTAAAAAGTAAGATCCAAAAGAAATATGCCAGAAAATttggcatattattttaattGGTTTAATTCATTGATAATATTTTTCAGTGAATGATTAAAGAAGCTACGTTTGATCCTTTACTTCAAGCTTATAAATTTACATCTAGGCCTAATATTTAAACAGAATCAGGTGGCTTTATTTCATACAGGAACTTAAATGTCACATCATTATatattaactttattaaaatgatcacgttttaaaaataatagcttccTTGCTTCAAGGTTTAACTACTAGTTTATTTAACCTTTATCTAGATAAGAATTTTGAGAGTCTGATGGATCTTGTGTGTTTCTTTCATCAGAGGCAATTCTGCACTTACTTGTAAACTAGACATCTCaactatgatttaaaaaagaaaattcctgtaATCCTAGAGAAACCTGAAAACACGGTAGTGAAACACAGAAGTATCTTAGcattgaaattgtttttcttgcaATAAGTATTTTGAGAGGGTAATTTGATATGAGACTACACAAAAAAACGAATGTATACCAGTAAGTATCTGTTATTCAGTCTCATGCCTTCCAGTATATTACCTGCAAatatcagtggaaaaaaaaaaagtgagaaggaaagagtGGATTTACACATACAGACCCGTATCTGCCACAAGTGTGTACACCCACAATCACACCCTAGCATGCCACCACTGTTTACAGTCAAGGAAAGCTGAGAGTTAAATGAGATGAGTAATCAAATGCCCAGCATATGTTGTTTTTGCATTGTTGATGTGACCAATCGTTATTAAAAGTTATCATCTTTTAATGCTATCAGTTtaccatagttaaaaaaaaaaaaaaaaaaacatgcaccaACAACAGAACAGACACCCTCCTCGACAAAAACAAGGTTCCATTTACAGCAACATTGGAACCAATGCTCTATAGAGGAGAGCCTTGAATTCAACGAACTCACCATTGCACTGCATTTCAGagttctctctctgctgctgtaTGGATTGAGTGCgaaggaaatgacaaaaaaaaaaaaaaaaagagagagagagcgcgctagagagaggaaagaaaaagaaaagaaaaaaattgcatgtgTAATTTTCAGTCAAAAAAGTAAGGCACTGAAAGAACTACTGAAAATTTTGAcatctgtttatctgtttataGCTATGGCAAGATTACTCATATTAATTCTTGTTTAAAATGCCATATGAAGGAAAGACATTTGTGCAAACAAGAGTCATATTTGAATTGTAGATCATGTCTTCACCATCTGTGAGAGCTGATGGTGTTGCAAAATTAATGTGTTAATGAAATCACAATAATTTCTCCAAAGTAATGGGTTCTGAAGCCGAGAATGACTATTTTTTGAACTTTGATGTCTAGTGATTTCCAATTGGGAAAAGCTCTCAGCCTTTAATTAGTTCTGCAgcccaactttaaaataaatttggtgATATCTTGCTTTTGCCAGGAGTCGATTTGaaggcgggggatgggggggcagaGAAGCCATAACAACTTTTGGAAAACGTTCTCTGGTGTTTGAAAAGTTGTTAAATAAGACTGCCTGCCAAGAAATGTCACCAAAAATTCTGACTACTGAGAGAGAGTGGGCAAACAGCTCAAAAAATAATTCTAGCTTGCTGCAACATCACAGGTTGGGAATAGCTAAACCTCACACAGACTTCATGACTAATTCCAAGTTTCCCTTTGGAAGCCAGACATAATGATGTTCAGCGCTTTGTGTTATTGGTTAACACAGCACAACCTTTCCAACTGCATTATTGAACACAGTCAATAGTGTAAAGTGACTTTGTGTGAGGAGAATTTTATGGGGCTATATTTCAAAGGCCACCGAACTTCCTGGAGAATCCTTTTCTCCACAACtagttacatttacatttaccaCGAGCCTCTTTGACAGGTGCAAATATGTGGGCAGGTGTAGGTATTCCTTTTTGTCAGATCCACCTTTAAGTTGAGCTTAAAGGACACAACACAGTTTTGGggtgttgttgttactgtttttaatagAAGATGGTGATAATTGCTATTCTGAAGAGCTCCTATTTGAAAAGCAATTCTGCCTTCCAAGGAGAAATCATTTCCCAAACATTTGAGAATTTCACCTTTCAGAAAGAAACACTTCAGCCTGTTCAAAAAAATTGTGATGAAGTTTGAAAGACCCTTTATGTGAGCCATGAAACACTCTCTACTAGAGGaaattgcttatctttttttttttcctttttattactgtgtTGTAGGTATGTGACTGGTGTAAGCACATAAGACACACAAAAGAATACCTGGATTTTGGGGACGGGGAAAGAAGGCTTCAGTTCTGCAGTGCAAAATGTCTCAATCAATACAAAATGGACATTTTCTACAAAGAGACACAGGCCAATCTTCCAGCTGGGCTGTGCAGCACATTACACCCTCCcatggaaaataaagcagaaggcACGGGGGTGCAGCTGCTCACTCCAGACTCTTGGAATATCCCTCTAACAGATGCTCGGAGGAAGGCCCCCTCCCCGGTGGCTGCAGCTGGCCAAAGCCAGGGCCCTGGCCCATCGTCGTCCACCACCGTTTCTCCATCTGACACTGCCAACTGCTCTGTCACTAAAATCCCCACGCCAGTGCCCAAGTCCATGCCCATCAGCGAGACTCCAAACATCCCTCCGGTCTCCGTCCAGCCACCTGCTAGCATCGGGCCTCCCCTCGGTGTCCCGCCTCGCAGCCCTCCCATGGTGATGACCAACCGCGGCCCGGTGCCGCTGCCCATCTTCATGGAACAGCAGATCATGCAGCAGATCCGCCCGCCCTTTATTCGCGGGCCACCGCATCACGCCTCCAACCCCAACAGCCCTCTGTCCAACCCCATGCTCCCCGGCATCGGGCCCCCGCCCGGCGGCCCCAGAAACCTGGGCCCCACGTCCAGTCCCATGCACCGGCCCATGCTGTCGCCCCACATCCATCCCCCAAGCACCCCGACCATGCCTGGGAACCCTCCAGGCCTgctgcccccgccgcccccgggcGCGCCCTTGCCCAGTCTCCCATTTCCGCCGGTGAGCATGATGCCAAATGGCCCGATGCCCGTGCCCCAGATGATGAATTTCGGGCTGCCGTCGCTCGCCCCGCTGGTGCCGCCCCCCACCTTGCTCGTGCCATACCCCGTGATCGTGCCCCTGCCCGTGCCCATCCCCATCCCGATTCCCATCCCTCACGTCAATGATTCCAAGCCCCCCAACGGATTCTCCAGCAACGGGGAGAACTTCATTCCGAGCGCCCCTGGCGACTCCTCAACGGCGGGCGGCAAGCCAGGCGGACACTCCCTGTCCCCCAGGGACTCCAAGCAGGGCTCGTCCAAGTCTGCGGACTCGCCGCCCGGCTGCTCCGGCCAAGCCCTGAGCCTGGCGCCCGCGCCCGCGGAGCACGGCCGGAGCGAGGTGGTGGACCTGACGCGGCGCGCCGGCAGCCCCCCGGGCGCGGGCGGCCAGCTCGGCTTCCCCGGCGTGCTGCAGGGCCCGCAGGACGGCGTCATCGACCTGACCGTGGGCCACCGAGCCCGGCTGCACAACGTGATCCACCGCGCGCTGCACGCGCACGTCAAGGCGGAGCGCGAGCCGGGCGCCGCGGAGCGCAGGACCTGCGGCGGCTGCAGGGACGGCCACTGCAGCCCGCCCGCCGCCGGCGACCCGGGCCCGGGCGCCCCCGCGGGCCCCGAGGCCGCCGCGGCCTGCAACGTCATCGTAAACGGCACGCGCAGCGCCGCCGAGGGCGCCAAGAGCGCGGAGCCGCCCCCGGAGcagcccccgccgccgccgccgccgcccgcgccccccaAGAAGCTGCTGTCGCCCGAGGAGCCGGCGGTGAGCGAGCTGGAGTCGGTCAAGGAGAACAACTGTGCTTCCAACTGTCACCTGGACGGGGAGGCGGCCAAAAAGCTGATGGGGGAGGAGGCCCTGGCGGGGGGCGACAAGTCAGACCCGAACCTTAATAACCCCGCGGACGAGGACCACGCGTATGCTCTGCGGATGCTGCCCAAGACGGGCTGCGTGATCCAGCCTGTGCCAAAACCCGCGGAGAAGACTGCCATGGCGCCGTGCATCATCTCCTCGCCCATGCTCAGCGCCGGGCCGGAGGACCTGGAGCCTCCGCTCAAAAGGAGGTGCCTCCGAATTAGAAATCAGAATAAGTAAAAGGTTTGTATGAAACCGGGGCTCTCCTGCGCACGAGCCAGTGCActtctccttatttcttcttGCAAGGCAGAGGCGTGAGGGAGTTGTACCGATAAACATAATTTTACCGTACATGCTTTACAGCACACCTAATGTGGTCACACACTGTCGTCATTTTTTGATCCAACATCATGCCCACTTTAGAGCTGAGGAAGCTGAGTCACAGCATGTAGATGccatgcccaaggtcacttaTTTAATGGTGAAGCCCAGGCTTGAATCTGACTTGAAACACTGTCTACTTAACCAAACTTTTATTCTTATGCTCATCTCTGTAATTCACCCCGTTGAGGAAGAGGGGgatgtggggaggaaggagagattaCTTGGGACCCTTAAAAGTTCAGTCATGAGGTTACAGAGCTGTGGTAAACGGTGAGCTGGGCCACTTCCGGTGGCTGGGTGGTCTTATTGACAGAATGTCTCAACCCCCCAAATTTTCTCAAAAACCATGGATTGCATCTGCAAGATGAGACCAAAAACTAACCTTCCCTGCTTATGCCAGCTGAACCCAGGCCGCTAAGCCCCATTTGCCCGGCAGAGTGCTGAAGCAGTGGCCCACAGCTCCTGTCCAGGGAGTCTCTTCCTTCATGTTGTCATCAACCAGCTTCCCCCAGGGCAGGCCTCCAGCATTGTTGACCAGCTTGGCATTCTCTCCTTGCTTGGGctcagtggctcagctggtgggcTGCTCACCCCTGCAGGCGGTGGGAGGCTTTGACAGGAGAAAGGGCCACACTGCTGAAGTGGCTGCAAGTACACCTATCTGACCTCATGGAGGGAATCGTGCTTAATGCCAAATGAGCTACTGATAATGAGTCCAGAGTCTCAGTAAGGGGAAGAGGAGCTCGCATGTGTGGCTTGCCCACTAGAGCCAGATGTGGCCTCTTTTGATCTTTCCACCACCTGGCAGAATAGGCATCATCTGTACTTTACCACGAAGGAACATAAGGCATGGAGCTGTCATCCAAGTTAGAGCTAGCAAGTGGGGGAACCGGTGTGAACTCGCCTGCCAGACCCAGGCCTGCTATCCCAGAGGGCAGCAAACGGACTACTGTTCAGTTGAGGTTTACCAACTGTttgtggagagaaaagaagagaaatgaacattTGCTGAGCCCTAATTGGTGTGCAGCTCCTTCCAGGAACTGGGAAGATACAAAGGTGAACATGAAACAGTGTCTGCTCCCAAGACAGGGACAGTTTGGTGGCAATGTAaacccagggaggaaggaagcctgGGTAGAGGTGGACCTTATAGGAAGAACAGTTGCTCATGGTTGTATGTGTCGGCCCTCTTCTAAGTGTTTTTCAGTGGTGTTTATTTGGATCTGGATCTGTATGGTAATCATTACTGTCTACcgtttactgatgaggaaactgagacagaaaTTAAGTAGCTTCCCCAAGACGACCGAGTTAGTAAGCAGTCGAGATGCAAATCCGGGCTGATTCC
Encoded proteins:
- the LOC115514248 gene encoding sine oculis-binding protein homolog, producing the protein MAEMEKEGRPPENKRSRKPAHPVKREINEEMKNFAENTMNELLGWYGYDKVELKDGEDIEFRSYPTDGESRQHISVLKENSLPKPKLPEDSVISPYNISTGYSGLATGNGLSDSPAGSKDHGNVPIIVPLIPPPFIKPPAEDDVSNVQIMCAWCQKVGIKRYSLSMGSEVKSFCSEKCFAACRRAYFKRNKARDEDGQAENFPQQHYAKETPRLAFKNNCELLVCDWCKHIRHTKEYLDFGDGERRLQFCSAKCLNQYKMDIFYKETQANLPAGLCSTLHPPMENKAEGTGVQLLTPDSWNIPLTDARRKAPSPVAAAGQSQGPGPSSSTTVSPSDTANCSVTKIPTPVPKSMPISETPNIPPVSVQPPASIGPPLGVPPRSPPMVMTNRGPVPLPIFMEQQIMQQIRPPFIRGPPHHASNPNSPLSNPMLPGIGPPPGGPRNLGPTSSPMHRPMLSPHIHPPSTPTMPGNPPGLLPPPPPGAPLPSLPFPPVSMMPNGPMPVPQMMNFGLPSLAPLVPPPTLLVPYPVIVPLPVPIPIPIPIPHVNDSKPPNGFSSNGENFIPSAPGDSSTAGGKPGGHSLSPRDSKQGSSKSADSPPGCSGQALSLAPAPAEHGRSEVVDLTRRAGSPPGAGGQLGFPGVLQGPQDGVIDLTVGHRARLHNVIHRALHAHVKAEREPGAAERRTCGGCRDGHCSPPAAGDPGPGAPAGPEAAAACNVIVNGTRSAAEGAKSAEPPPEQPPPPPPPPAPPKKLLSPEEPAVSELESVKENNCASNCHLDGEAAKKLMGEEALAGGDKSDPNLNNPADEDHAYALRMLPKTGCVIQPVPKPAEKTAMAPCIISSPMLSAGPEDLEPPLKRRCLRIRNQNK